The Chroicocephalus ridibundus chromosome Z, bChrRid1.1, whole genome shotgun sequence sequence AAAGCAGCCTCTGGGAGTTGGCAGCTGAAATGGAGAAGGAAGCTGAAGGCGCAGGGTTCTAACTGGATTTGAGTTTCTAAAAACTCAGGAAAGTTTGTCTAAAATACAAACTATAAGAATTGGTAAGGCACTGGGAACTGGAATTAAGTAGGCTCTGAATCACGGTCTATCATCAtgaattatatgtatttttagataTATAAATCTTATGCTAGATGCTGCTAGGATTCTCTTTTAAGTGCTGCCTCTGTAATTTCTATGAAATAAGAATATACACTCGGGTGGAACGGAGTAAATGAAAGTGATTTGTGTAAATTGGAGAATGATTGAGAGGCATCAGGAGGCTGACTTTGGTTTTAGGTGCTGCGGTAGAAGAGGGTTTGACCGATGTGAAAGCTCCGGCGGCACTGCTTTGGAGGTTCTTGTGGCTTTAAGGTTGGGGCCCACCAACTTTTCTGAGTAACTGTGAAGgcgcggggagcggaggggacgAGCAGATTTACTTGTAGGGAGAAATGCGGCCGAAGAGATGAAAGGAGTCAAGGCAAATTGCCCGAGAGCGCTGGTGCCCTTCTCAGTGGGCTGTAAGTGGGAGCTTTGAGGCTTATGGGTTTGTTCTGCCCTGCGGATGTTTGCTCTTCTTGCTGAACTTCTCCTTCGGCTCTTGGCTCTGCATCCCCTCCTTCATCTGCGGGTGCTCCTCCATTCCTCCTTCTGGTGGAGGTAGGGCCTCCCAGAGCCCTCCTGACGAGCTGTTGAAGATAATGAACTTCCTCTCCAGCTGTGTCCTGGAAACAAAGGGCTGTTGTGTTCAGCCTTTGTCCTTGCTGTGTGCAGGGGCCCTGCGAGAAGaggtttttccttccctctgttccAACCGGCATCTGCatatttgttatctttttttttttttatattagtaGATAGTCCTGATTAGAGCAGCATCTTTGAGTGGCTTTTGAAGTGTAATATCATTATCGCTAGCGGTACCTCGGGTGCAAGCGACTGACAAAACAGCATTTCGAGAGACTATTTCATGCACCCGGACAGTTACGAGATATTTAAAGCAAATGAGGAAAGCGGGAACAAATTCCACCCTGCAAGTGAAACGATGCTTGAAGCGCTTGGTCTGCGAACGTTGCTTATAGTTGTTTCGAGATGAGGTTCGCTGTAAAACGGCATTTAGTGTTTTGAATTTGTGTTTAATGTAGGCTACATTCAGTCAAGCCTGAAGCCAGTAGACTCTCTTGCGTGTCACGGACCTGCTCGTCTCTCCGAATTTTGCACTGCCTGCTTTTCCGGTCCTGTGATGGGGAAAAGGTGCTCCCGTATGCGCCCTGCCAAAACGCCTGAAGCCTCTTAGGAAAGAGCCTGCTGCCGCTGTGTCCCAGCAAACTTGATAATTCAGTCCCCAAGAATCAAAAGATGAAATGTTCCATTaactttctgctgctctttcagaCTGTATTTACCCGGTTAACGAGAAAAATTCCACGTCGGCATGTAATATTCCGTAGGAAGTCTTATCTGCGTGCGACAAAACTGCTTGAACTCCTACTTGGCGGTTCAAGGAGTGGCTCCTTCATCCCACAGGGAAGAGCAAAGTTTAAGTAACACTTGTTGGTAACGGGAAGCAAATGAGTTCTCAGTAAATCGATAATTGTATCTATATCCCACACAGGTTGTGATACTGACCCTTCTCTCGCTCGTAaatgtttaatttgcttttaggTCGTGCGCGTCAGCGAAAGGCGACTCTATCGGCAGACTTAAGTGCGTGTGTGCGTGAGCCTTTACTCCTTTTGCGGGATCTTAGAAATAACCGAAGGATACCCaatcaatggggaaaaaaaaataaattaataaatccaCCTGTGTTTATAGGCTAATCGTGAATGTGGGTGTCGTAGAGAAAAAGCCGTCTGCGTTTATTCACCGTCTGATAACGATTGAGGAGATGATGGGCTAAAATGGTGCAGGAAGGGTTGCTAAAATAGTTTGTGTCGGAGATCTGCTTGGAAATAATAGGTAGAAGTTGTTACTGCTTTCTCTAGTGTGGCTTGTAGAGGTAAAAACAGCTGCTTCTGGTTTCACCCTATGGTTTGGTGAGACTCTCAAGCAGCTTAAAATAGATGGCTTTCTTGTGGCTTTCCAAACTTGGACGCCTTGCTAAACTTGCGTGTGTGTTTCCTTTGAACAGGTTGCAAAATCAAAGCGCTAAGGGCCAAGACGAATACTTACATTAAGACCCCTGTTCGTGGAGAAGAACCCATTTTTGTTGTCACTGGACGAAAAGAGGACGTAGCCATGGCCAAAAGGGAAATTCTCTCAGCTGCTGAACACTTCTCCATGATCAGAGCGTCGCGCAACAAGAACGGTCCTGCCCTGGGAGGTTTGCCATGTACCCCCAACCTGCCGGGTCAGACGACGGTCCAAGTCAGGGTGCCTTACCGTGTAGTCGGGCTGGTGGTTGGACCCAAAGGAGCTACAATCAAAAGAATTCAGCAGCAGACCCATACCTACATAGTCACTCCCAGCAGAGACAAGGAGCCCGTCTTCGAAGTTACGGGAATGCCCGAAAACGTCGACCGGGCGCGCGAGGAGATCGAGATGCACATAGCCATGCGTACCGGCAACTACATCGAGCTGAACGAAGAGAATGATTTCCATTACAACGGTACGGATGTGAGCTTTGAAGGAGGCACTCTCGGATCTGCGTGGCTGGCTTCTAATCCTGTCCCTCCTAGCCGCACCAGAATGATTTCTAATTATAGAAACGACAGCTCCAGCTCCTTGGGAAGTGGCTCCACGGATTCCTATTTTGGAAGCAATAGATTGGCTGACTTCAGCCCAACGAGTCCATTCAGCACAGGCAACTTCTGGTTCGGAGAAACGCTGCCTTCGGTGGGCGCGGAAGACCTCGCGGTCGACTCTCCCGCGTATGACTCCTTACCGACGCCTTCCCAAACCATTTGGACCCCTTTTGAACCTGTAAACCCGCTCTCCGGCTTCGGCGGCGACCCCGCTAATAACGCCAAGCCTCAGCGCCGAGGGAGCCAGCCATCTACTCCTCGCCTGTCGCCCACCTTTCCAGAAAGCCTGGATCACCCGTTGGCTAGGAGGGTGAGGAGCGACCCACCCAGCACCGGCCACCAAACCGGCCTTCCCATTTACATCCCCGCTTTCTCCAATGGTACCAACAGCTATTCCTCTTCCAACGGCGGCTCCACGTCCAGCTCGCCCCCCGAGTCGAGACGGAAGCACGACTGCGTCATCTGCTTCGAGAGCGAAGTCATTGCGGCCCTGGTCCCTTGCGGCCACAATCTCTTCTGCATGGAGTGTGCCAACAAAATCTGCGAGAAGGAAGCGCCATCGTGTCCCGTTTGCCAGACAGCGGTTACTCAGGCAATCCAAATTcactcttaaaaatatatatagatgtTGTTATATATATGTGGACTTCTAAAACTCTTAAAGGCATGGGTGTAATGGTACCCTCTAGTAAACTTCCTAATGAATTCTGACTGTTGGGCTTTCTTGGGATTAGGCTGAAGTTGTTAATAAATTTCTACTTTCTCAAAAGGCTGCTACGGTAACACTAAAGCCAGGTGGTCTCTGTCCGGTTCAGTGTAAGCAGATGGAGTGGTTTAGCAGAGATCCAGCAGGTGGGATGTTGTGGCACAGGGAGGGGAAGTCTTCAGCGATGACACAACcgcaaagaagagaaaaaaaaaaacaaccaacaacaacaaaaaaaaacaaccaaaaaacacccccccaccaccatttTACAGGCTTTCTGAAGGATCTCTGTTAAGCGTTCGACTCCTGCGGGCTGGCAGCGATGAACCTCGTCGCCTGAACGCGGAAGTCGTCGTCTGCCGCGGAGGGTTTGTGGCATTATCGCTATATCAAACAACACTTCCAATGCTGCCTTCTTTACACtgccagttttgaaaaaaacaggtttggggaaaatcttttctttttttttttttttttgcttcgtTCGACAACTTATGCCTAATTCTTCAGCATTGCAAATAcctttttttggggtgattttttctttttttttttctttttaaagcctaGTTCAATATTATGGAAATGGATGATGTTATTGGCAGGTTCAGATAATAAAttagaggggggggggggcggaaagcTGTCCAATGCACCTCCGTTTTTGCCCGACGTATGTTCAGAGGATCAGGAACCGTTTGTGAATTCCTACCcactgcttttcttcatggtgaTGTGGAAAAGTCTGGCTGGCTTCATCCCATTTCCGAAAAGGCTTTGGGATGCACATACTTCGCCTGAGAGCGGGGATGCTGACATTCCGTTCATGAGTCCGATCGAGCTGttcttaaattacattttttagaGGTGATATAGTTTCAAAATGTGAAGCGTTTTTATGTTCGATCCATATTTGTCttgcacatatataaatatatattttatttttagtaaggaaaaggaaaaaaaaaaaggggggggaagttGCGTACGTGCCCTTGTATTATTCATGGCAGCAGCTGTGACAGTGGCCCTGCAATCAGTTTACTTCATTTCAAAACTGTCTTTCCaatcataaggaaaaaaaaaaattatattaaaaatcagtatttttgaaTGCGCTTTTTAACATTTCAACCTGTGGATGTttcgagctttttttttttttttttttttccctccatcctCAGTACCTTCCCAAATCTGTGCTGGCAtatattaaaacaacaaaaacaaacaaacaaaaaagacacaaagTGGAGTTCTGGtggattttttctatttttttttttttttggaagcattaTTTTCCCGAGACGAGacgaagcttttttttttttgtccgcggaataacaaaaagaaattctATGTGTATCGAACTagtaaaatatacagaaaagtttattttttatttccacttgAAGAGTTACATTTCGTATCAAAGTTTACAGAGAACggtttttattttatgattttcagTATAAAGAGTTGCCTTGACGGCATATTACGTACTGCGTAACTTTAATGCTATAATTGCTTGTAGAATAGTTACATGTCAGTATTGAAACCTAATCTCTAGCTGCAGTCTTGTAGATAACGAACAAACGTTCACCGagcatgtattttgtattttattgcatCGTACACCGCAACTAATAAGCCAAGGAACCGATGAGACATTAGGTGCGTGTACCCTTTCTATAAAACCACAAACTTAAGAATGATAAACTATCGAGATAGTTTAGTATTTGCTAATTTTACTACACTTTTTGTTATGTATATGTAGGGAGGTCATAGGGATTATAAATTCAATTTGAGTAAAGTTTAAAAACCATATATTTTATGATAAAAGGGCCTTTAACTTATGATGGCCAAAGCACTGATATTATATATTTGCTGTAAAGAGAAATTataagagttttatttttctgatattaaaaGTTACTTAATAAAGACTTGTTTCCATTAACTTGAATGTTTTGCTGTCTTCAGGGTTGTCGCTCGGAGCTGCCggtgggggctggggctggctgtcacccccctgtccctTCCACCCGCCCTCCAGGAGGGTCCCCCCCGACTGTGCTGTGGCTGGGTGACATCGTGTGCGAAGAATCGTGTTTTCCGTTAATTGCTGGCTTTACCCCCTGCCTTGAAAAAGCCCCGTGCGCTCTTCCAGAGGGCACAGCTGGAGGTTGCCGCAAGCCTCAGGAACTCGCGTTTCGGAGTTatttctgtgcagctgcaggATAAACTCCATGTACTCGTAGTTGCGAGCATCAACCAGCATCATAGactcacagaacggtttgggttggaagggaccttaaagcccacccagtgccaccccctgccctgggcagggacacctcccaccagcccaggttgctccaagccccgtccaacctggccttgaacccctccagggatggggcagccacagcttctctgggcaacctgggccaggggctcaccaccctcaccccaaagaatttcttcctcagatctcatctacttctcccctctttcagtttaaaaccattccccctcgtcccatggctcccctccctgctccagagtccctccccagctttcctggagccccttgagggactggaaggggctggaaggtctccgcggagccttctcttctccaggctgaacccccccagctctctcagcctgtcctcccagcagaggggctccagccctcccagcatctccggggcctcctccggccccgctccaacagagCGTTGCAAAAGGACCTTCTGATGTCCAGTTACATGGTCTTCTGCTGCGTTTCCTCCTGGTCCGATGGCAGTTTGCACCCTGTGCCTGGTACAGGAGGCTTGAATGTTTCCTCCTAAAGTCATCGTGTTCCCTCTTTGCCATGGGCCACCTTCTCTCTTGACTTCTCTCCTCTTTTGACTCAGGTTTTGCCGTTGGAAGGAGCCCTGCCACGGTCTCCTGGGTGGTGTTGGATGCTTGTGCCGGTCATACAGATTTATTCTTGCTCCCTGTTGAAGCACCTTCCCCATTTGTCACCCAAAGGGGACCTGCGAGAGGGAGCAGTTTCCCTCCGGGAAGGAGCtttgcagcaaagcagagcacCTGGACCTCCGACGGACTCTTCCCTGGGACGAAGGAGAGCGACAGCAGTTAatagaaaaaggcattttaaggCCACCTGGCTCCAAAGGTGGATATTTATAAATCCGGTACTTAATGCCGCCGGAGGCTGTTTCTTGCAGCTTGGTGGTGTGACCCTCGTTGGGTCTTGATGGTGGGGTAGATACCACGGGGTGTTgctaagggtttgggtttttttgccacaaCCTATTTCTGATTATTCTtcgagggaggaaaaaaaccccaaaactagctgctcctccctgccagtaCGCGCAAATGCACCGACTTGGATTTTTAGATGCCCCCAAGGGCCATGTTGCGTGGGGGGTGTTTCGCCGCCTCCTCCATCATCCGTTGCCCAAACATCCCTGGGGGACGTGGAGGCGGTGGAGCTGCCTGTGCTCCTCAAGGCCACCGCCCTGGTGGCCTCAAATCTAAACGTTCTCTTCACTTTCTTCAGGAGGAGGGCGAGGagaatattcctttttttaacaccACGTCTTGGGAGGCGCTCAAAGAGTGTTTCAGTTGACTTCACTTGGGTCTTGGGGTGGTTTTAGTGTTGCAACAAGAGGTCTCCGATGTAAAACCTCAGGCAGGAGGGAGACGTAACCATTTCTAGATGGCCACCGACCATCTGAAATCCCAGCACGTTTGATTTAGCAGCGCGAGCGGCACCGCGGTTCATTCGGAGTTGCAGAAGACGGGCacggggttaaaaaaaaacccctccagttCTCCTTAATTTGTTGCggtgaatttatttttccatgctcAGGAGCACTTGTGATGGGTGAGTAACCCGCCTGGAATTTTGGTCATGGAAAGGGAAGCACTTGCCACCGGGTATTGACATGGTTAGGAAAACTAAACCATTTTTATTGACTTTATTTCAAGGTGAAGTTTTTAAGGAAGCACTaagctggatttttattttttttccctttcggCTCCAGAAGTTTTCCTGGCTGGGCTCTGCGCTGGCCTGGGATCTCTGGCAGGGCCTCCCGTGAGGCTGGGTTGGCGTTGTCAAGGCTGGGTTGGTATCAGCTAAAACCCCCCTGAGGACCTTCATCTGGTTGATATCCCCCAGCCCTgttctcctccagcagcatctgGCTGGTCCGTGAGCCCAGTCCCTGCCCTGGGAAAAATCTCCGCTGGCTCCTtgttgggagggagggagggagagagaaatagGGATGGGAAACCCCTCCCAGGTGCCGGGGAAGGAGCTCTCAGGgttgttttctccttcctcttgcaGATCTTCTcgtagttggaggtcagtgacgagtggtgttccccagggatcagtgctgggtccagtcctgttcaatatatacatcgatgacctggatgaagggatagagtgctccctcggcaagtttgccgaTGCTACGAAACGGGGAGGAGTgggtgacacaccagaaggctgtgccaccgtacagagagacctgggcaggctggagagttgggcggagaggaaccttacGAAATTCAACAACGgtaagtgtagggtgctgcacctggggaggaataaccccctgcaccaggacaggttgggggtgacctgctggagagcagctctgtggaaagagatcctgggagtcctgggggacaacgggatgcccaTGAGGCAgcgatgggcccttgtggccaagaaggccagtggtctcctgggggccattaaaaagagcgtggccagcaggtggagggaggtcatcctccccctctgctctgccctggggaggccacagctggagcactgggtccagttctgggctccccagctcaagaaggacagggaactgctggagaggggacagcaaagggctaccaagatgatgaggggactggagcatgtctcttgtgaagaaaggctgagggatttgggtctttttagtctggaaaaaagacgactgaggggggatcttatcaacgcttatcagtacttaaagggtgggtgtcaggaggatggggccaggctctttttggtggtgcctggtgacaggacaaggggtaacgggcacaaacttgaacatagaaagttccttctaaacatgaggaggaacttctttcctttgcgggtggcagagccctggcacaggctgcccagagaggtggcggagtctccttctctggagacattcaacaCCCGCCTGgtcgcgttcctgtgccacctgctctgggtgaccctgctctggcagggggttggactagctggccaaagccaccactaacccatgtccctcagcaccacgtctgcccatcttttaaatccctccagggatggtgactccaccactgccctgggcagcctcttccaatgcttgataaccctttcggggaagaaatttttcctaagatccatcctcaacctcccctggcgcaacttgaggccatttcttcttgtcctatcgcctgttccttgggagaagagcccgacccccaccttgctacagccaAATACGAACATTGGAGCAAGAATCGGGGTTGTGTAGCTGCTCCCTGAAGATGTTCTGCTGAGAAAAGGTTCTGGGGAAAAGTCCGTGTCTAGGTTAGAGGGTTGTTCCCTGTGCAGGCAAAGGGAGATGTCGGGGTGGGGTCACGTCTGTATTCCCCACGTAGCTGTGGGCTGGCAGACAGTCATGAGATGCAAGAGGGACAGCAGATCTTTAGCTGGTGTAGAAAGGCAGAGGTCTGCAGTAGAAGGATCAGTCTGTGCACAGTTGGCAAGGGAAGAGGAGTTTTCCAAGAGAGGAGCACGATTTACTGTGCCGCAGGTGGCTGATGGGTCCAGGAGAAGGTCTGGATAGCATGGCGAAGACTGTAGGGTGCCAGGATTGAAGACCTGTGACAAAAAATGACGTCTCAACCAGAGGAAAAgctctccaggcagcagcagttGGACTCGACGCACGTTATTCTCAGCAGCCAGATGTCCACCTCATTGCAATCACCGGGGGCGTTAATTGGCACCCGGGTGGATGCTGCTGGCGGCGAAACCGAAGTCCAAATGGCCTTGCTGTGACTGTTCCGTCGGTGGGAGCCCACACTTGTCCTCGGAGGTCCTCCTTCCCGGTGTgagcccagcagagctcccggacCTTCGTGAAGATCTCTCTAGGTCACCGTGCTGGGGGCAGAGCCCCATTTATTTTGGCAGCGTTTGCAAAAACGTTGTGAAGAGGATGAAATATGAGACTAAGGGGGAGTGGTGGAGTCTTCAGGGGGGGCCTTCGCACCCCCTTTTCACCTAGTAAATGGGTAAACGAGCACAATAGCCCCATACCTACGTGTGGAAAACCCTCATAAAAATGAGGATTAGATAATTGCCCGCTGGAGCCCGTAGTCAAGGCGAAAAGTGTTCTCGGAAATATTTTTTGAGCCGTGGGGGCCGAAAACATCATTCCTGCCTCGGGTCGGAGGTAACGGCCAAAAAAACCCCGGGATGCTTTGACTCCCCCGGCTCCATTAGCCTGCACAAAGACTCAGTAAAGACGTTCCCCACACCACTGTTAGACTTCAGGTTGTATTTCAAAAGCGTCACTAACCACGGAATCATCGAATGGTTCGGGTAATCACCAGAGCCCTtgaggtgcccagagaggtggtggaggccccatccctggagacattcaaggccaggctcgacgaggctctgggcaacctgatcgagctgaagatgtccctgctccctgcaggggggttggactaggtggcctttagaggtcccttcccacccaacgcattcgatgattctatgattattttgaacacccccccccggccccagtaACCTTTTCCCTTTGTGTATCTTTCGTTTCCAAGTGTAAATGACGGGAATTATAAACGCAACTTCGTCAACCCGCCTGTAACGGGCGGATGCAATTGGCTTGAAACAATCCGTACATTGAAATGGTTAACTGGGATGAGAAGGGGTTCTTGTGCTGTGAGGGAGGTGAAGGCAGGGCTGAGGAAGAGCGAGCACGGTGAGACTGCTGCAGGGATGAGTCCTCCCCGGGCCGTTGGTAAGGCTCACGCAGGCTTTTTatgttcttgctgctttttttttttttttttcccctttcttgatAAATCAGCTGTAGAGAAAGGCTCGGTTGGACTTTTATACTGTGTGGAACATGTTGTGCAATGCCACCGCTTAGGCTTTTCTTGATAAATCCCACTCAAATTCAAACGCTCGCCTCTTCTATTTCATTTTGGGTTAAATTTGGTGTTCTGTagcatttgtttttccatctAAAAAGTCAGGCGCCGGGGGAACCCTCTCACTTGTACTTAACGCATGGGgttgtggggtttggggatgCACCCGGCCTTGGGTGACCTCCCGTCCCAGGGTGACCTTGTGGCTGGAGCCTGGAACCCCTCCTCCGTGCCACGTAAAATCCTCCATTCCTGGCGTTGTCTGCTCTAGGTGGCTTCAgatttaataacaataataataaaaaaatatatttgtgaagcAGAGAGGTAATGTGAAAGGAAGGGACCgttgaaataaatgtgtttttcttctgt is a genomic window containing:
- the MEX3C gene encoding RNA-binding E3 ubiquitin-protein ligase MEX3C, which produces MPSGSAAAASPAAAEPAEPPRLLPPLRHHHPPLLLLQQRLAGLGLHDRVARRQARRRRAGLAPLPDPPGEPGPGGAEEEEEEAVAAGDEGDLELEEEELLAGEDEEEEEEDPAALLLLSSSSSPSQPLPLLPALGSVLLSPSFDAQEAAAGPLCGADDPQGMMAAMLSQACAGGAAGLNGEQAALLRRKSVNTTECVPVPSSEHVAEIVGRQGCKIKALRAKTNTYIKTPVRGEEPIFVVTGRKEDVAMAKREILSAAEHFSMIRASRNKNGPALGGLPCTPNLPGQTTVQVRVPYRVVGLVVGPKGATIKRIQQQTHTYIVTPSRDKEPVFEVTGMPENVDRAREEIEMHIAMRTGNYIELNEENDFHYNGTDVSFEGGTLGSAWLASNPVPPSRTRMISNYRNDSSSSLGSGSTDSYFGSNRLADFSPTSPFSTGNFWFGETLPSVGAEDLAVDSPAYDSLPTPSQTIWTPFEPVNPLSGFGGDPANNAKPQRRGSQPSTPRLSPTFPESLDHPLARRVRSDPPSTGHQTGLPIYIPAFSNGTNSYSSSNGGSTSSSPPESRRKHDCVICFESEVIAALVPCGHNLFCMECANKICEKEAPSCPVCQTAVTQAIQIHS